The sequence below is a genomic window from Lolium perenne isolate Kyuss_39 chromosome 7, Kyuss_2.0, whole genome shotgun sequence.
cattgaatattgtggagcttgttaactccggcattgagggttcgtgtaatcctacacagttagtggtgttcatcatccaacaagagagtgtagagtctagcatctatctatttattttgttatgtgatcaaagttgagagtgtccactagtgaaagtatgatccctaggccttgttcctaaatactgctatcgctgcttgtttactgttctactgcatctgtactgtccgcaatattaccaccatcaaccacacgccagtcctagatagcaaagcacttttctggtgccgttgctactgctcatatttattcataccacttgtatttcactatctcttcgccgaactagtgcacctattaggtgtgttggggacacaagagacttcttgctttgtggttgcagggttgcatgagagggatatctttgacctcttcctccctgagttcgataaaccttgggtgatccacttaagggaaacttgttgctgttctacaaacctctgctcttggaggcccaacactgtctacaagaatagaagctcccgtagacatcagctgccgggacggggaagtgcccccggaaggcatctccatcaacaccaccgccatcttcatcaacgctgctgtctcccatgaggagggagtagttctccatcgaggctaagggctgtaccggtagctatgtggttaatctctcctatgtacttcaatacaatgatctcatgagctgccttacatgattgagattcatatgagttttgtatcactattcatctatgtgctactctagtgatgttattaaagtactctattcctcctccatgatgtaatggtgacagtgtgtgcatcatgtagtacttggcgtagtttatgattgtgatctcttgtagattatgaagttaactattactatgatggtattgatgtgatctattcctcctttcatagtatgatggtgacagtgtgcatgctatgttagtacttggtataattgtgttgatctatcatgcactctaaggttatttaaatatgaatatcgaatgttgtggagcttgttaactccggcattgaggtgctcttgtagccctacacgattagtggtgttcatcatccaacaagagagtgtagagtggttttattatgtgatcaatgttgagagtgtcaactagtgaaagtatgatccctaggccttgtttccaaatactgcaatcatcgcttatttactgttctgctgcatctttacttactacacgccagcaagcacttttctggcgccgttactactgctcatatacattcataccacttgtatttcactatctcttcgccgaactagtgcacctatacatctgacaagtgtattaggtgtgttggggacacaagagacttcttgtattgtggttgcagggttgcttgagagggatatctttgacctcttcctccctgagttcgataaaccttgggtgatccacttaagggaaaatttgctgctgttctacaaacctctgctcttggaggcccaacactgtctacaggaaaagaagcgtgagtagacatcaggcggcgcgggccccccttaggccgcgcggccctagtgtggcggcgcctcgtggccccacttcgtaactccttcggtcttctggaagcttcatggaaaaataagaccctgggcgttgatttcgtccaattccgagaatatttcctttgtaggatttctgaaaccaaaaatagctgaaaacaacaactggctcttcggcatctcgtcaataggttagtgccgaaaaatgcctaataatgacataaagtgtgtataaaacatgtgagtatcatcataaaagtagcatggaacataagaaattatagatacgtttgagacgtatcagcaatgtccagaagtgttaagaatgattatgtcacctctcaatatgtgaatttttgattatgcactaactctctaatgagtttgttttgagtttggtgtggaggaagttttcaaggatcaagagaggaggatgatacaatatgatcaaggagagtgaaaaagtctaagcttggggatgcccccgtggttcatccctgcatatttcaagaagactcaagcatctaagcttggggatgcccaaggcatccccttcttcatcgacaacttatcaggtcacctctagtgaaactatatttttattccgtcacatcttatgtgctttacttggagcgtctgtgtgcttttatttttgttttgttatcttagttctctgaataaattgcatcatatcatgcttgtgtgggagagaaacacgctccgctttttcatttgaacacttgtgttcttcgttttacttttaatgttcatggcaaaagttgaaagctgctgcatttattgctatttggttggaaacagaaaaggcttcatgtggtaattggtataatgtcttgaataatttgatacttggcaattgttgtgctcaaatagatcatgtttaagctcttgcatcatgtactttgcacctattaatgaagaactaccatagagcttgttgaaatttggtttacatgattggtctctctaaagtctagacattttctggtgaggtgtttgaacaacaaggaagacagtgtagagtcttataatgcttgcaatatgttcctatgtaagttttgctgtactggttcatacttgtgtttgcttcaaacaaccttgctagcctaagccttgtattgagagggaattcttctcgtgcatccaaatccttgagccaaaaactatgccacttgtgtccaccatacctacctactacatgacatttctctgccattccaaagtaaattgcttgagtgctacctttaaaattccattctttgtctttgcaatatatagctcatgggaaaaatagcttaaaaactattgtggtattgaatatgtagcttatgtatcttatttctgaaTAAGttacttgttgagcgataaccatgttcctggggacgccatcaactatttcacctttgttgaatatcatgtgagttgctatgcatgttcgtcttgtctgaagtaagggtgatttatcatgatcaaatggtttgagtatgcatattgttagagaagaacattgggccgctaactaaagccatgatccatggtggaagtttcagtttggacaacaatcctcaatctcatatgagaatattatctgttgttgaatgcttatgcattaaagaggagtccattatgtgttgtctatgttgtcccggtatggatgtctaagttgataataatcaaaagcgagaaatccaatgcgaactttctccttagacctttgtacaggcggcatagaggtacccctttgtgacacttggttgaaacatatgttatgcaatgataatccatgtaaatccaagctaattaggacaaggtgcgggcactattggtatactatgcatgaggcttgcaacttataggatgtcttatgcataacacatatgaattattactaccgttgacaaaattgtttctatgttttcaaaataaaagctctagcacaaatatagcaatccatgcttccctcggcgaagggccattcttttacttttatgttgagtcagtttacctacttctttctatcttagaagcaaacacttgtgtcaactgtgtgcattgattcctacatacttgcttatttgcattcatcatattactttgtgttgacaattatccatgagataaacatgttaaagttgaaagcaactgctgaaacttatatcttcctttgtgttgcttcaaagctttctactaagaatctattgctttatgagttaactcctatgcaagtcttattgatgcttgtcttgaaagtactattcatgaaaagtctttgctatatgattcagttgtttattcattgtcttttccattgcttcgaatcacttcattcatctcatatgctttacaatagtattgatcaagattatgatagcatgtcacttcagaaattatccttgttatcgtttacctactcgagggcgagtaggaactaagcttggggatgcttgatacgtctcaaatgtatctataatttctgatgttccatgcttgttttatgacaatacctacatgttttgctcacactttataatgatttcatgcattttccggaactaacctattaacaagatgccgaagtgccagttcctgttttctgctgtttttggttccagaaaagctgttcgggcaatattctcggaattcgacgaaatgaaGACCAAACataataattcaccgagacggaccaggacaccgaaggagagtcggaggggaggcctggggcccccagaccataggccggcgcggcctggaggggtgggcgcgccgccctatggggtgggccccccaggcgcctccttgcgtcgtctcttcgcctataagacccctcgtgacctaaaacttcgataccgattgacaaaacttcagaaagactccagggacgccgccgccatcgcgaaactccgtttcgggggacaaaagtctctgttgcgGCACCCtgacgggacggggaattgcccccggaagccatctccatcgacaccaccgccatcttcatcgccattgctgtctcccatgatgaggatggagtagttctcccccgaggccgagggctctaccggtagctatgtggttcatctctctctcccatggtgtgatctttatgtgatcatgagctttgtatcactattaatctatgtgctactctagtgatgttattaaagtattctattcctcctccatgatgtaatgttgacagtgtgtgcatcatgtagtacttggtgtgggttatgattgtaatctcttgtagattatgaagttaactattactatgatagtattgatgcgatctattccgcctttcatagctattgttaacAGTGTGTAtgatatgttagtactcggtctaaattgcaacggtctattatgcactctagaggttactttaatatgaactccggatgttgtggagcttgtttactccggcttgaggtgtgcttttatagccctacacaatgaatggtgtttgttatccaacaagagagtgtagagtagttttattatgtgatcattgttgagagtgtccactagtgaaagtaggatccctaggccttgtttctaagcattgaaacaccgtttccaacaagttctgctacatgtttgcttgctgccatttttatttcagattgcaattactacttacaatcatccatattacttgtatttcactatctcttcgccgaactagtgcacctatacatctgacaagtgtattaggtgtgttggggacacaagagacttcttgtatcttaattgcagggttgcttgagagggatatctttgacctctacctccctgagttcgataaaccttgggtgattcacttaagggaaacttgctgctgttctacaaacatctgctcttggaggcccaacactgtctacaggaatagaagcgtgcgtagacatcaatctaCAACACCGTGGTCCATAGGAGACCACTGATCTTTGATGCCATAGAGAGGCATCTGATGACGCCATGGAAGCGTCTTCTCAACCTCCAACAACGGAGGCCCCTACTCGATGGTCTGATGGAGGCTTTCTTCGCCCTCTTCATCCCAAGTGGTTTTGTCCCCGGTGAGGAAGACGGTGGCCGATGGTAGCATCCATCTCAGATCTTGGGTGGTGAGGCACAGGGAATTGATTGCTTTTTCAGAAATCTTTCTGAGGTCTGATGTGTGTGTTTCAAGGGCATGTTTGTAATTTCTAATTTTCCTGAGGCCCCTTGTGTAAATTGTACCACCGTCAGAAATTAATGCAGCATCTTGGTCCTTCGGGACCATTCCCATTAGAAATACATCAAATACAGGTCCATGCATGAATACGTACAAGGGCATACACAAGTAGGTATAGATGCACACAAGTAAGTACGGGTGCACGTGCACCCGAGCGTGTATAGGTACATGTGCATACACGAGTAGGTATAGGTGCACACACAAGCAAGTAGAAGTGGAGAATTACAGTTGTGCACACGAGCAAGCACAGGTACAAAGTACAGTCCCACACATGAGCAAGTACAacacacacgagtaagtacagGTAAAGAACTACGGTCGCACACACGGGCAAGTACAGATACATTTCGCGCACACGAACAAGTACAAGTACAGTCGTGCACTAAAGGAAAAATTGCACCAAATAcactaaaaacagaagtacttatcagttaaagtacgagtacagttaggtacacacCGCGAGTACAACCATACTAGTATTGGAAGTACGAAAAAAAAAATCTCGAAAGCTATCAgcatgggatctagttttgaaaATCTCGACGtgaggatctcaaaagtgaaaacggttcgtaATTTGGACTTACGTTTCtgatatttcattttgaaaaaacaAATCTAAAAAAGGGAAAAGTGAGACAATCCACCCTTCCCTGTTATTATATCTCATCCCTCATCCTCACCTTGATTTCCCTTGCGACACGTGTCATGTAGGGAGACCACTTTCCAGAATTTTTGTGGCACCATAGCGCGCTACTTGTCGCATGCAGAGAGTTGCTTCTCTTTGCAAAGGTCGGCCTTTTTCTAGAGTATTCGCACGTCCGTATACCGAGAGCAAAGAAAACTAATCTATCAACAAGAAAATAGCCCGGGCAAATGCAACGAAAggattatttgaatatgaaaatttGATTCCTTGGCAGTTCTGGCCCAGAGGAACAAGTTCCTCCCCAGTGCACATACATGGCTTAATATTAAAATGTTTATCAAAAGTGAAATGAAGATCGCAATTGGCTCCGCTCAGGTGAATACTTGGCGCAGACGATCCATTGAATAGGTGAACGACTTCTCGGTCTCAGCCAGGCAGTGGTTCTTCTCTTCACGGGACCAGCTCTGAGCAGAAATGTGATCGGGTTAAGACACTGAGACACACCGGCAGAAAAGAAAATAGGAGCACAAAAACAAAGCTCTTGGGCTTACAGAAGCAACTTGGTTAAGTTTGGTGCGGACATCCTGCAGCAGCTGGGACAGGGTACCTTCCCACTTGTAGAATTCCAGCTCTTTCTTGTTCAGAATCTTCTCAGCAATCTGAAATGAATAGAGTGCATGGTTACTAGGTTAAATGATATCCATCAACGGAGGAACTCTCCCTCACACCACACTGACAGAATACAGACTGCCATGATACCCTGATTCGCATTACATAAGTCAAATACAAGGATTCATATTCCACAACGAAATGACCAGCTATAGAAGTAATGTAAAAATATTTTTCTACATAACAGAAGAACGAGTTATACAACAGATGTGTATATAAGGTGACCCTCAACAGAGTGCATACAGTAAATAACATACTACTATTTTTGGTTAGGATTTCACTCAGTAAATCAGAAGATTGAGATTTAAGAACCAGTGCCAACGTTAACAACAATATAGGAAGCCATTCAAACACGCACGATTTGACATCACATGAACGTTTTGGTCTGGAAAGTGGTTACCTTTGTGCCGATCATTCGACCTCCGGCAGACTGAGCAAAGTACACATTATAGAAGTGACAGATAAATGCTTGCGTGTCCTTTTCAGACAACTCTTCCAGATAGGAAGCATATGTAATGCCAGGGGCAGATGGTTCTGGAATTGTGTGACCCTGTTCGCTGAACCATTTCAGATCTTTCTTCAGTGCCTCTGATCTCTCTAACCCAGTATTCCGAAAGTCCGCATCTGAAAGTTATAGATAACTGAAATGTCAATCAGCAGTATCTAGCTAACAATGATGGAAGAAATGTTCCAGCTCCTTCCTAGGTAATAAATTACGACAGAAACAGGTTAGATAACCTGTCACAGAACCACTATGCAAGAGATGTCAGTACTTACGACATTTATTGTTCTATAAGCAGAATAAAGAAAGTACATTCAACTGAGCTAAAACTTTCTAGTTCCAAATGAGTAACCACAGTGTTACTGCTAATCGGTATTCAAAAATCCGCCCATTCAGCGATTAA
It includes:
- the LOC127313526 gene encoding heme oxygenase 1, chloroplastic; this translates as MAPAAATSLHRLVSPRVPLSVSAAGRNSNGMSMSVGGARRVPGISVLHFRWSRMVAAVASTEMPPAARGEESEKTFVEEMRAVAMRMHTKDQAREGEKEADKYSVNLEREPTVEGYVQFLVDSKLVFQTLEAIVDRAVVPWYADFRNTGLERSEALKKDLKWFSEQGHTIPEPSAPGITYASYLEELSEKDTQAFICHFYNVYFAQSAGGRMIGTKIAEKILNKKELEFYKWEGTLSQLLQDVRTKLNQVASSWSREEKNHCLAETEKSFTYSMDRLRQVFT